A segment of the Maylandia zebra isolate NMK-2024a linkage group LG2, Mzebra_GT3a, whole genome shotgun sequence genome:
CCATTTAGCCAAGGAGGAGATTTGGAGGCAGAAACTCTCCTCATTTTAACTAGGCAAATTTCATCTAAAATAGAAAggcaataattatttaaaaaaagactggTTGAGAATCGACACCATTATGAGGGGATAACTGTAAGTTAAGCGCATGCGCAAATTTCTCCgctgtggaggagtttaagaTGCGAGAGCTAACCATCCCTTGAACAGGGATTAAAAGacatgttaaaaacaataacatggtGATCAGAAATAGAAATGTCCTCAGAGCAAACCCAAAGTAAGAACAAGGTCCAGTGTGTGACCTTTGCTATGTGTAGGACCGGACACATGCTgagcaaaatgaaaagaatcctTAATGTTGATAAAGTCTCTGGCAAAGGGGTCGGAGTCATCATCAACGTGTATATTAAAGTCCCCAACTATAAGCAACCTAGACAGCTTTATAGTAGAGGATAAGAAGTCACTGTGCCCTGATAAAAAAGCCCATTAGAGCCAGGTGGACGATATACCACAGCAAGGTAAAAGGGATCCTTGTTTCCAATTTTAAGCAGCTGCATCTCAAACGAAAGAAAATGTCCAATTTTCACGGAGCGGCAGGAGAAACGGTCCTGGAAAGCCGCCGCAAGCCCACCACCCCGGCCAGATACCCGAGGCTGGGTTATAAAAGTATAGCCATCCGGGCAGAGTTCAACAAATGACGCGTATTCTACGTCCCGCTGCCAGGTCTCAGTCAGGGGGGAAAAAGTCGAGTTTTTTTGATAATATAAAATCATTCAACAATAATGATTTATTAGACAGAGATCGCACGTTAAAAGTGCCATATTCATCGAGGTAGATGCCTCATTATTTGCAAAGGCTCAAGTTAAAGGACGTAGGTACACAGGGTTTGAGCCATCACGCTCGTAGAATCCACTCACTGAGCGAATAAAGAGCCAGCCGGCAGGAGAGTCTGGATAAACCCTCCTAAGGCAGCACGGTCTCAAAGAGCCGGGCCCAGCATATCCAAACAGGGACGTGGAAAACAAGTCCCCCTCCATGGAGCTTTTCTGAGCACAGGAGACAAGGCACGCTCCACGTCGCTTACCAGCCAAACCCCGCCGCCAGGTAAGCCTGAGCTTTACCTGAATACCccctcttctccctctccttTTCCGTGGTCTAGAGGGACCGCCGAAATGGTCTGACGAAGATCCAGCTAATAGTGGAGGGTGGAAAATGCAGAAGGAGGACGAAGAGAGATCGTGAGGATCGGATGGATAGCAAAGCCAGGCTAGCATACACCAAGGCAGCCAATACATCGTTAAAACTAAGTGAGAACAGTAGAGTagaagaaaacaacacaaaagtaGTAAAGCGCAACAAACTGCACCCGGCAGCGGCAGAGCCAAACACAGGCGCTATCATAACATAGCTCAACAATGAATAACTAGTACATCAATTTTACACACgcgcaaaacaaaaacaatgttaatatgcttgaggaataatttttttCTAAACAGAATCTTAATGGCATCTAATCAATATTAATATACCTCAAATGTTAACCGCATTCACTTCAGAACCACGGACAGCAGCATTAGCAATATTAATTCATGTTACCTCGTGTCCATTTTGTGCTGTTTCCACAATTCAAGCGCCAAGGTTTACCAGTTATCCATCTTTAAGTAAACTTGTGTTTTCCCGATGCATTTTCCCTTTCGGTCGGTCAGCTGACTTGTTTTATCCGGGCTAACTCTCTTACGCCATTGATATCTTCACATCACAGTCACTGCCTGTTTTTCTTAATATACTGTTATTGTGATCCTAGAAATTAAACACAATAGATTCCCGATTGTTCTTTTTTCAAGTCCAAATGACAGTGTTAAAGATTCTGTAGGCTGATATTACCGAATTTGCACATATTTGACAGTAAGTTGTCCTGCGGATGAATTTTAGATGATATTCTGCAGTTTTATAGTGCGGACTCTTAGGGCCGCTGTTGACCAGAGTGTTGAGGACTGAGACCATGTTTGTAGCAGCACCGCCCATGTAACATCGACATTATAAAGAGGGAACACGACGCACAAAGATCGAGCGATTCTGATCAAGGAGGATAAATACTGaagaaagatttttattttggagCGATTTGCTTTCGCTGACCGGAATATACACTTAGGTTTTGACTTTGGAATACGTATCTTCTGTTGTGTGGAATATAGATTGTGAATCCACGTTGAGTGAGAAATCTGAAAGAACAATGAAACGGCAAGTACTGCTGTTTGTCTCTCTCCTTTCCCTCGGCCCAGTCTTCGGGCAGGTCAGTTACTCGATTCCGGAGGAAATGACTAGAGGCTCTTTAGTTGGAAATATAGCACAGGATTTAGGTTTAGAAATTAAACGTTTAATATCAGGAAAAGCCAAGATCTATAGCAGAAATAGCGACCAATTCATCGAGCTGAACAGAGAAAGAGGAGTCCTCCTCATCaaggagagaatagacagagaGGCGCTGTGCACAGAGACAGTGCTTTGTGCTTTACATTTTCAGATCCTTTTGGAGAATCCGATGGAATTTTATACGGTTACAGTCCAGATCACAGACATCAATGATAATGCACCAACCTTTGAAAAAAGCGAAATGAATTTCAAAATTAGCGAGTCTGCAACTGCCGGCTCAAAATTTGTTTTGGAACGGGCTGTGGATCTTGATGTTGGTATTAATGCGGTTCAAAACTATGATTTAAAGTCGACCAACAATTTTGCTCTGAGACTGCACAGTAACCCCGATGGACACAAAAACGTTGAGATGGTACTGCAGAAACCTTTAGACAGAGAGAAGCAAGAGCAGATATCCCTCGTGTTAACAGCTGTAGATGGAGGAGAGCCACAGATGTCAGGGACAATGCAGAttctcattacagttttagacGCTAATGATAATGCGCCGGTTTTTACACAGCAAACCTACAAAGCTACAGTCACTGAGAATTCACCTAAAGGAACAGTTGTTGCTACTGTTACAGCGTCAGACGCAGATCAAGGTTCGAACAGTAAAATAACATATTCAATCACAAATACGTTAGGTAACgtaaagaaaatgtttgaagTAAACACAGAAAACGGGCAAGTTTCATTGGTTGGAACCATtgattttgaaaaaacaaaacgcttCCAAATAAATATAGGAGCAAGTGATGAGGGGGGACTCACGGATTCTTGTAAACTGATTGTTGATGTTCTGGATGTAAACGACAATAAACCTGAAATCAACATAATGTCCAAATCGACTGTGATATCAGAGGATGCTAATCTCAACACAGTAGTAACAATGATAAATGTTGAGGACTTAGATTCCGGAGACAGTGGGATCGTGAAATGCTTTATCAACGAAAATGCACCATTTATTATAAAATCATCAACAAATAATTTCTATACCTTAGTAACAGACAGTGATTTAGACAGAGAGAGATCCTCTGAGTATAACATCACTGTGACCTGCTCTGATGAGGGAGTGCCCTCCCTCTCCAGCAGCGTCACTCTCACCTTACAGATCTCagacgttaatgacaacgtacCTGTCTTTGAGAGGAACTCATATGAGGCCTACATTGTAGAAAACAACACGCCGGGTCTTTCTGTATTCACAATCAAAGCCACAGACGCTGACTGGAACCAGAATGCCCGTGTTTCTTACATACTGGAGGACTCCTCCGTCAACGGAGTACCAGTCTCTTCATATGTGTCCGTTAGTGCAGATAGTGGAGTCATCCATGCAGTGCGCTCTTTTGACTACGAGCAGATCAAAGATTTCCACTTCCGCGTAAAAGCGCAGGATGGAGGCTCTCCTCCACTCAGCAGCAACGTGACTGTGAAAATAATGATCCAAGACCAGAACGACAACCCCCCTCAGGTTCTGTACCCAGTCCAGACTGGTGGCTCTCTGGTGGCTGAAATGGTGCCTCGTTCAGCAGATGTGGGCTATCTGGTGACTAAAGTGGTGGCTGTTGATGTGGACTCTGGACAGAATGCCTGGCTCTCCTATAAGCTGCAGAAAGCCACAGACAGGGCGCTGTTTGAAGTGGGCTTACAGAATGGAGAAATCAGAACTATCCGCCAAGTCACTGATAAAGATGCTGTCAAACAAAGACTGACTGTTATAGTGGAGGACAACGGACAGCCCTCTCGTTCTGCTACAGTCGTTGTTAACGTGGCGGTGGCGGACAGCTTCCCTGAAGTGCTGTCGGAGTTCACTGAGTTGACACacgacaaggagtacaatgACAACCTGACTTTTTACTTAGTCTTGGCTctggctgtagtttccttcctctTCATCACGTGTTTAGTGGTTATTATATCAGTCAAAATCTACAGGTGGAGACAGTCTCGCATCCTGTATCACTCCAACCTGCCTGTCATTCCATATTATCCACCTCGATACTCAGACACTTTGGGGACAGGGACTCTGCCACATGTGTACAATTACGAGGTGTGCAGGACGACTGACTCCAGAAAGAGTGACTGTAAGTTCGGCAGAGCTGGTAGTCAGAACGTGCTGATAATGGACCCCAGTTCTACAGGAACGATGCAGCAGATACAGAGTGAAAAGAGCATCCTGGATGAACCAGACTCTCCTCTCGAGGTCAGTTATAAATGTGGCTTCAACTTTATGtcataatgtatttttaaatgattcAGTATCCGGCTATACTGTTGAAATT
Coding sequences within it:
- the LOC112435886 gene encoding protocadherin beta-16-like, which gives rise to MKRQVLLFVSLLSLGPVFGQVSYSIPEEMTRGSLVGNIAQDLGLEIKRLISGKAKIYSRNSDQFIELNRERGVLLIKERIDREALCTETVLCALHFQILLENPMEFYTVTVQITDINDNAPTFEKSEMNFKISESATAGSKFVLERAVDLDVGINAVQNYDLKSTNNFALRLHSNPDGHKNVEMVLQKPLDREKQEQISLVLTAVDGGEPQMSGTMQILITVLDANDNAPVFTQQTYKATVTENSPKGTVVATVTASDADQGSNSKITYSITNTLGNVKKMFEVNTENGQVSLVGTIDFEKTKRFQINIGASDEGGLTDSCKLIVDVLDVNDNKPEINIMSKSTVISEDANLNTVVTMINVEDLDSGDSGIVKCFINENAPFIIKSSTNNFYTLVTDSDLDRERSSEYNITVTCSDEGVPSLSSSVTLTLQISDVNDNVPVFERNSYEAYIVENNTPGLSVFTIKATDADWNQNARVSYILEDSSVNGVPVSSYVSVSADSGVIHAVRSFDYEQIKDFHFRVKAQDGGSPPLSSNVTVKIMIQDQNDNPPQVLYPVQTGGSLVAEMVPRSADVGYLVTKVVAVDVDSGQNAWLSYKLQKATDRALFEVGLQNGEIRTIRQVTDKDAVKQRLTVIVEDNGQPSRSATVVVNVAVADSFPEVLSEFTELTHDKEYNDNLTFYLVLALAVVSFLFITCLVVIISVKIYRWRQSRILYHSNLPVIPYYPPRYSDTLGTGTLPHVYNYEVCRTTDSRKSDCKFGRAGSQNVLIMDPSSTGTMQQIQSEKSILDEPDSPLEVSYKCGFNFMS